The Penicillium oxalicum strain HP7-1 chromosome VI, whole genome shotgun sequence genome window below encodes:
- a CDS encoding Ornithine carbamoyltransferase, producing MASSFKAATRYGAQSVIQLAGSTSSMSRTLQANGLRRFAHQSQTMPPTSPFAPRHLLSIADLTPAEFATLVRNAASHKRAIKSGAIPQSLLGSMSGKTVAMMFNKRSTRTRVSTEAATVQMGGHPMFLGKDDIQLGVNESVYDTSVVISSMVSCIVARVAKHSDVADLAKHSSVPVINALCDSFHPLQIIADFLTIYESFTPKAHGLSSLGLEGLKIAWVGDANNVLFDLAIGATKMGVDMAVATPQGYEIPSEMLDIIQRAGEGVTTPGKLTQTNVPEEAVKDADILVTDTWVSMGQEEEAKQRMKAFEGFQITNELAQRGGAKEGWKFMHCLPRHPEEVNDEVFYSPRSLVFPEAENRLWAAIAALEAFVVNKGKIVE from the coding sequence ATGGCAAGCAGTTTCAAAGCTGCCACCCGCTATGGCGCCCAAAGTGTAATTCAGTTGGCTggctccacctcctccatgaGTCGAACACTGCAGGCTAATGGTCTCCGACGATTTGCCCACCAGAGCCAAACGATGCCTCCTACTTCGCCATTTGCTCcccgtcatcttctctccattGCCGACTTGACCCCCGCGGAATTTGCGACCCTGGTCCGCAATGCCGCGTCACACAAGCGGGCCATCAAGTCAGGCGCTATTCCGCAAAGCCTGCTGGGATCTATGTCGGGGAAGACCGTCGCTATGATGTTCAACAAGCGAAGCACTCGTACTCGCGTGTCCACCGAGGCGGCTACTGTCCAGATGGGCGGCCACCCCATGTTCTTGGGCAAGGACGATATTCAGCTCGGGGTGAATGAGTCGGTCTATGATACCTCCGTGGTCATTTCGTCCATGGTTTCGTGCATTGTCGCGCGAGTCGCCAAGCACTCCGATGTGGCCGATCTGGCCAAGCACTCCTCAGTCCCCGTAATCAATGCGCTGTGTGACTCATTCCACCCTCTGCAAATCATTGCCGACTTCCTCACCATCTATGAAAGCTTCACCCCCAAGGCACATGGCTTGTCCAGCCTAGGCCTTGAGGGTCTGAAGATTGCGTGGGTGGGTGATGCCAATAACGTTCTCTTTGATCTGGCTATCGGCGCAACCAAGATGGGCGTTGACATGGCTGTCGCCACGCCCCAGGGCTATGAAATTCCCAGCGAGATGCTGGACATCATTCAGCGTGCTGGCGAGGGCGTCACAACCCCCGGGAAACTCACGCAAACCAACGTTCCCGAAGAGGCGGTCAAGGACGCCGACATCCTGGTCACCGACACTTGGGTATCCATGGgccaggaggaagaggccaagcAGCGCATGAAGGCCTTTGAAGGCTTCCAGATCACCAATGAGCTGGCTCAGCGGGGTGGTGCCAAGGAAGGTTGGAAGTTCATGCACTGCCTGCCTCGACACCCCGAGGAAGTCAACGATGAGGTCTTTTACAGCCCGCGCTCCTTGGTCTTCCCCGAAGCCGAGAACCGCCTGTGGGCCGCGATTGCCGCCTTGGAAGCATTTGTTGTGAACAAGGGCAAGATTGTGGAGTAA
- a CDS encoding Acetolactate synthase small subunit, producing MAFRHPLTLSSASVSLLRQSTAVARSRATISSQFNAVRASSSSTSALAYKALHRRSPLPLPVSDASSQWDAPTAVSSILYETPVPPSNPPKRHVLNCLVQNEPGVLSRVSGILAARGFNIDSLVVCKTEVDDLSRMTIVLQGQDGVVEQARRQLDDLVPVWAVLDYTDSALVQRELLLAKVSILGPEFFEELLQHHREITTPADSLKEGQSHNIQEIEYHPRNLPPSQALRHKHEHLDAITRLAHQFGGKVLDISNNNCIVEVYVLSPSSAVICPFSCTDELPFCSSAKPSRIDSFLKLIGPFGILESTRTGLMALPRSPLSEQSEEIEKDAADVVDASTLPPG from the coding sequence ATGGCTTTCAGACACCCATTGACGCTATCATCTGCGTCGGTGTCACTGCTGCGGCAGTCGACTGCCGTTGCTCGGTCTCGCGCTACCATCTCTTCTCAGTTCAATGCTGTCCGCGCCTCCAGCAGCTCAACCTCTGCTCTCGCCTACAAGGCATTGCACCGCCgctcccctcttcctctccccgtCTCCGACGCCTCATCTCAGTGGGATGCGCCGACTGCGGTCTCGTCCATCTTGTATGAGACTCCCGTGCCTCCGAGCAATCCTCCCAAGCGCCATGTCCTGAACTGCCTGGTTCAGAACGAGCCTGGTGTGCTCTCTCGCGTCTCAGGAATTCTGGCTGCTCGTGGCTTCAACATTGACAGTCTGGTGGTGTGCAAGACTGAGGTTGATGACCTGTCTCGCATGACAATCGTGCTGCAGGGCCAGGACGGTGTCGTGGAGCAGGCGCGCCGCCAGCTGGACGACCTCGTCCCCGTCTGGGCGGTCCTGGACTACACAGATTCCGCTCTTGTCCAGCGGGAACTGCTGCTCGCCAAGGTCTCTATCCTGGGGCCCGAGTTCTTTGAAGAGCTGCTCCAGCACCACCGCGAGATCACCACACCCGCCGACTCTCTGAAGGAGGGCCAGAGTCACAACATTCAGGAGATTGAATACCACCCTCGCAACTTGCCCCCCAGCCAGGCTCTGCGCCACAAGCATGAGCACCTGGATGCCATCACCCGTCTGGCCCACCAGTTCGGTGGTAAGGTTTTGGACATCAGCAACAACAACTGCATCGTCGAAGTGTATgttctttccccttcttctgccGTGATCTGCCCCTTCTCTTGTACTGACGAGTTGCCTTTCTGCAGTTCCGCTAAGCCCAGCCGTATCGACTCATTCCTGAAGCTGATTGGTCCCTTTGGCATTCTCGAGTCCACTCGAACCGGTCTCATGGCCCTGCCTCGCTCCCCTCTGTCGGAGCAGAgcgaggagattgagaaggaCGCAGCCGACGTCGTCGATGCCAGCACTCTGCCCCCAGGCTAA
- a CDS encoding 37S ribosomal protein S25 translates to MGKINLTALRVRKTALNQFASGKINKLPQWVDVVGDIPPSETLIRRPTPQHQLVRQRLKTVAGSSKPQVVFEVQEKPRKSKKPSRLFQPVELKYEEDELRHNFFRDHPWELARPRVLLESTGKDHENYDWSRITQPGKRLDGESVVQRQLWLLNNVPDMTKSHAYDIARREFYRLRLQEDIQRRVAAEEAEATGAQFGPSYLEIGMDLENQQYEKWKAWAKTEAQLFDQRTAALSGAPEVALEQQSQTEETFTELTDPVTV, encoded by the exons ATGGGCAAGATCAACCTGACCGCGCTCCGCGTGCGCAAGACGGCGCTCAACCAATTCGCCAGCGGAAAGATCAACAAGCTTCCTCAATGGGTCGACGTTGTGGGAGATATTCCACCATCAGAGACCTTGATCCGAAGACCCACTCCTCAGCACCAGCTTGTTCGCCAACGGCTGAAGACTGTTGCCGGATCGTCGAAGCCGCAGGTCGTCTTCGAGGTCCAGGAGAAGCCTCGCAAGTCCAAGAAGCCCAGTCGACTTTTCCAGCCTGTCGAGTTGAAGTatgaggaggatgaattGCGGCACAACTTTTTCCGAGACCACCCATGGGAGCTTGCTCGACCTCGTGTGCTCCTCGAGAGCACTGGCAAGGACCACGAGAATTATGACTGGAGTCGGATTACACAGCCTGGGAAGCGACTAGATGGAGAAAG TGTTGTCCAGCGTCAGCTTTGGCTCCTGAACAATGTCCCCGATATGACCAAGAGCCACGCATATGACATTGCACGACGTGAATTTTACCGTCTGCGGCTGCAGGAGGATATTCAGCGACGGGTTGCTGCCGAGGAGGCTGAAGCGACTGGTGCTCAGTTCGGTCCGTCCTACCTGGAAATCGGCATGGACTTGGAGAACCAGCAGTACGAGAAATGGAAGGCATGGGCCAAAACAGAAGCCCAGCTGTTTGATCAGCGTACGGCAGCACTGTCTGGCGCCCCTGAGGTTGCGCTTGAGCAGCAGAGCCAAACGGAGGAGACCTTTACGGAGCTGACAGACCCAGTTACCGTTTAG